TTGGCGCTTTAGCTGATCGACCGTTTCGAGATAGATCTCTGTGTCTCGGTAGGGCTCGATCCCTTTGATGGGGTCATACCAGTCGGTGATCGGCGGCAGGGGAATCTGGATGGTGAAGTTCATGACCTGGACGGTGCCCCGCAGCCAAAAGTCCCGCATGGAGATGTAGGTCAGATCGAAGAGGACCAGGCCAAAGTTGAGAGCGGCAAGAGCAGCCATTGCCCGCTCGAACCAAAGGCTGGGCGAGTTTTTGCGGCGGGCGGACTTTTTTCGGAGGCGTTGGAGCGTTGACATTGCTTTCTTATCGACACATCGACCACTCGCGGGGCGGGGCGACGAAGCGCTCACTCTCTAAACGGGTGGCTAGGAGGCAGGGCGAGGGTCATTGGGGGCGTGGGGACTACCTAGAGTTAGGTTGTAAGCGCTGGCCATCGGTTCGTCAGCGTTTCCCTGGAATTTTGGCTCGTTCTGCCAAGCTACTTATATCAGGTTTCTCGATGGAGATACCTCAGACACAGGACAGAGTTCCCTGCTGGCGGGCGGCTAGGGAGCGATCGCCCAAGTGCAAACTTCAGACGGGGCTCTTTTGGGGCCATCTCAGGTTTAGGGCTCTCTCTCTATAGAATGGCCTTGATGTGGTCGAGATGGGGGATCCTCTTGCACAATGGGCGGTGTTGCTTGCTCCGACTTCATGACTCCTGGATCTCCATTTCGCAGTCTCCAAACGCCCCACAGTGGCTATCACTGGGATGGGAGCGATCGCCGCTTCTTTGAGGGTTGGTACTATCGGGTCACCTTGCCCGACGTGCGAGAAACCTTCGCCTTCATGTACTCCATCGAAGATCCGCAAGGCGGCCAGTTCCACAGCGGCGGCGGGGCTCAGATCTTGGGTCCGCGAGATGAGTACCTGTGTCGCACCTTCCCGGACTGCCGGGGCTTTTGGGCGAGTCCTGGGGAGCTGGCCTTGGGCCACTGGCAGGCGATCGCCCCTGGGGAGACGCCTCGGCTGCTGCCCCCCGCCGACTTCGATCACCAGATCGCTGAGGGTTATCAAGCCACCGCCACCTGGCATCAAGGGAAGCTCCGCGATCCGGGCTCCGGACAGACAGCCCTCTGGGAGTATGGGATCGAGCCAGTCTATGGATGGGGCGATCGCGGTGCTGCCCAGCAGTCCACGGCTGGCTGGCTGTCGTTCCTGCCGATTTTCGAGCCGGGCTGGCAAATCCTCATGGCCCACGGCCTCGCCAGCGGCTGGATCGAGTGGAATGGCCAGCGCTATGACTTTACTTGCGCTCCTGCCTACAGCGAAAAGAACTGGGGCGGGGCCTTTCCCGAGAAGTGGTTTTGGGTCAACTGCAACAGCTTTGAGGATGAGCCAGACCTGGCGCTGACGGCGGGCGGCGGACGGCGCGGCGTACTGACCTGGATGGAGTCCGTCGCCATGGTGGGCCTGCACTATCGCGGCAAGTTTTATGAGTTTGTGCCGTGGAACGCCCGCGTTTCTTGGCATATCAAGCCCTGGGGATACTGGCAAATTCGGGCTGAAAATGAGCGGTTTGCGGTGGAGGTGACGGGGATCTGCGATCGCCCGGGCACCCCGCTGCGGGCGCCCACCCGAGACGGCCTGATTTTTTGCTGCCGGGATACCATGCACGGCGCTGTCTCCCTCAGCCTCAAAGCGCGATCGCCCCACGGATGGACCCCCATCGTCGAAGCGAGCAGCTCTCTGGGAGGACTGGAGGTCGGAGGCGGCCCGTGGGACGAGCCGTGGGTGTCGGGCAGATGACCTTGGAGGAGATAGCACCTGTTGCTATCATGGGTCTGAGCCTTGGGGCTGTAGCTCAGCAGGATAGAGCGATCGCCTCCTAAGCGATAGGCCGCGCGTTCGAATCGCGCCAGTCCCGTTTCCCCAACTCAAGCTGGATGCACGTCTCGATTAGGGCAATGCTCTAATCGAGGAACTCTAGTTTGGGTAATGTCTATCAAGCTTTGAAGCAATTCAGCGCTCAGCACTCAGCAACAGCCATGAATCACTCGAGGCTGAGCGCTGGAAAATGCTGGTCTAAAAAACTGGCGCTAGATCATTAAGATTGGGCATAAATAGAGCCCCTAGTAGATGGGGCGATCGCGTTTGAAATACATCAAATATTCGCGATCGCCGCTACTAGGGGCCGAAGATTCAAATTTCCCCACTTTAGGAAACTGAAATTATTACAGACCAGTTCGTTAATCGGGCTTTTGAAAGAGACGTTTTCAGGGACTTTTCGTCAGTTTCTCTAGAGCATTGAGGCGCTCTAAAAACTATCAATTACCTTCACGCAAATCTAGCGTTGAGGTGATTGATAGTAAACTTTGCTGCCTTTATCAGGAACAAAGTAGCAAGAGCGATAGGAGCGCCAGAGAGACTTAAAGATAGGCTCTTTGGACTCGTGGTAGTACTCACCCAAGACTGGCTTGATCGCTTCAGTTGCTTCACGCAGATAGTAATGGGGAATTCCCAAAAAGATATGGTGAGCAACGTGAGTGCCAATGTCGTGGTGAATCGGGTTAAAGATGCCGTAGTCGCGATCGATCGTCGACAGAGCACCCTTAAGGAAGTACCAGTCCTTGCCGCGATACCAGGGAATATCGGCTTCGGTATGGTGCAGGAAGGTCACTACATCCAGCCACATCACAAAGAAGAGATAGGGCATGAAGTAGTAGTTGAAAACGAAGCCAAATCCCTGATAAAAGCCCAGGCCAATCAGAAATGCCAGCATCAGCGCGCAGCAAACTGTACTCGTGATCACGCCCCATTTTTCATGGGGTTTGAACAGGGGACTGTCGGGCAAGAAGTGCGAGCCTTGCTTACCGGGCGATCGCCGGAAAAGATAAAGCGGATACACCACCAAAATCAAGTGGAAGCGGGCAAAACGCTCATACCAAGGCATACCGTTGTAGTAGCCTTCGGTGACCGGATACCAGCTTTCATCGGTTTCGATGTTGCCCGTGTTGGCGTGGTGGGTGCGGTGGCTAATTCGCCAGCCGTGATAGGGCACCAAAATAGGCGTATGGCTCAGGTGACCAATCAGATTATTGAGCCAGCGATAGCGAGAAAAGGAGCCATGACCGCAGTCATGACCTACCACAAACAAGGCCCAAAACATGGTGCCTTGCATAAACCAAAAAATGGGAAAAAACCAGGCGCTATCTATTTGGGCAGCGACCCAATACAGAAGCGCAATAATGCCAATGTCTAGGAAAAAGTAAGAGAGCGATCGCCAGGCTTTGGGCTGGAAGCAGTGGGCTGGGATCGCGCGGCGCACATCTTGGAGGGTAAACGGCAAAAATTCGCGCGCGGGCGGACGAGAGATCAGATTCGATGTCACGTTATGAGAAATTCAGGGCGAAAAGAACAGGCAGGATAGTTTGTATATGGCAAAACCTTCGGTCTAGGCCGAAAACTATCAACAGCCCGCTCATTGTACGGCTTTACATTCCTTCATGAACAGGGGGAAACTTGCGAAATCCTTTGGACCCCCAGCTCAGTTCAGTTGCCGCACCATTCTTTTTTAGGGTGACGCCCGGAACCCTAAGTTTTTGGCAAGAAAGGCAACAAAGTGCTAATCAGGGTAACCACAACGTGAACGCTCCCATGAGAAACCATGGCGGTTTCGAGGTTGTGCCGCCAGAAAAGCCAGCCAAAAATCAGCCCCCCCAACCCATTGAGTAGGAGCACGCGCAGCGCCAGGAGAGGAGAGAGGGGTGCAAAGGCGGCTACGGCTGGCAAATGGGCCAGGGCAAAGGCGATCGCAGCGATCGCGATCGCCACTTGAAACACAGGTTTTGACGGTTCAGCTCGCCGCCGCTGGAAGCCGCGCCATCCTAGCCACACCAAAAGCGAAATAGCTCCCCAGCGCAGCAGGATTTCCTCGGTAATGCCGCCATAGAGGAGCCCCAACAGCATCGTGCTCCAGGTTCGGGGCTGCAGCCGATTGGCCGCCTCAAAAAATTCTGGCATTTGGGGCTGAAACACTTGCCAGTCCAGCAGCGAGAAAAGCAAGCCCAGTCCTGTACCGGTTACTAGCGCAATGGGCAGCGTGGCAAACACGAGCTTTAGCGATCGCCCCTCTGCCACAAGCGATCGCAGGTTCACCCGATGGGCGAAGGCCGCCCCAAAAGCCGTTGCCACAGCCAGCAGGATCAGCGGTTGGAGCACCGATGCAGCGACGATCACCCCCAGCGGAGGCCGCGACGGCGGCAGCATTTCCCACTGCGATCGCAGCAGCGGCATCGAAACAACCGGCAAAAGCGCGATCCCCACTAGCCCCATGCAAAACAGGGATATAAAGCGCTGGCTAAAGGTTCGCGGAAGCGCCATTTTTTGAGTCATAGGCCGAGTCCTTCAGAATTCTGTGATGTAAACGTGCGGACGCGAGACCAACCAATCTGGAGCATAGCGCTCTCGTCAAGGGCGATCGACCCAAAACCACCTTTACGATGTCAGCGAGAAATATCATTCCCGATCCTAGAGGGGCGATCGCGCTCGTTTTTTGGCGGCCGCAGGCGTCTCCAAGTTGATTAGGGGCCACGAAAGCGAAAATTTCTACAATTTTGACAAAAATTGCTCAGTTATAGCAAAATTCGGCACTTCTAGAAAACTAGAAAACCCGCATTTCCCGCAGGGCGGAAACAAATTTACATGGTATAAATGTGAAGGTTTTTTAAACGCTCTCATCTCTGGAGCGCTAGTTTACCAAATCGGTTCCTTAAAGGCTGTACCGGCATTCACACACGCATTCAGCAGCATCGCTCGCTCAGTATATCAGTGAGCTCAGCGATCTTCTTGGTGTGAGGTCCCATAGCTACAAGCACTTTAACGCTATATGGAGATTTAATCTCGTTCATGACTGCAACGACCGAGAAGCTCACAAACGCATCCCGATCTTTAGTAGATGCTGACATTCAACTGAAAGATATTATTAAAACGCTGCCTCGAGAATGCTTTCAGAAAAATAGCCGCAAGGCCTGGTTGTCTGTCCTTTTGAGCGTAACTGCCGTCATCCTGGGATACACCAGCATCGTCTTTTCACCCTGGTTCCTGCTGCCCTTCGCTTGGTTTTTCACAGGTACCGCTCTCACGGGCTTTTTTGTAATTGCTCATGATTGCGGCCACCGCTCCTTTGCGAAGCGTCGCTGGGTGAATGACCTGGTCGGCCACGTTTTGATGCTGCCCCTTATCTATCCTTTTCATTGCTGGCGCATCCTCCACGACCATCACCACATTCACACCAACAAGCTAGACATCGATAACGCTTGGCACCCGTGGACCCCTGAGACCTACGCCGCCGAGACCCCCGTCATCAGCAAGTCCTATGAGCTGCTGCGGGGCCGGTTCTGGTGGGTAGCGTCCGTTGCTCACTGGGCAGTGCTGCACTTTGATCTGTCCAATTTCTCCAAGCGGGATCAAGGGAAAGCCAAACTGTCGATCGCGGCTGTGCTGATTTTCGCAGCGATCGTCTTCCCCACCCTGATCATCACCACCGGCGTTTGGGGCTTTGTGAAGTTTTGGCTGATGCCGTGGCTGGGTTACCACTTCTGGATGAGCACCTTCACGCTGGTGCACCACACCGCCCCGGATATCCCCTTCTATCTAGAAAACGAGTGGAGCGCTGCTGAGTCTCAGCTCGCAGGTACCGTGCACTGCTCTTACCCCCGCTGGGTCGAGATCCTGTGCCACGACATCAATGTCCACATTCCCCACCACGTGTCGGTTGCGATTCCTTCTTACAACCTACGCATGGCTCACCACAAACTCAAAGAAACTTGGGGAGCGCACATGATTGAGCGCAAGTTCTCTTGGCCTCTGATGAGGGAGATCGTGGATCAATGCCACATCTATGATCCCGAGACCATTTATATCTCTTTCAAAGATCTCAAGCGCAAGTCTGCTTAAACGTTCAACCCATACGTTAAGAAGCACTAATCGCTTTTGAAATTCTTTTGAGCGAAGCCAGCGTTGGCTTCGCTCTTTTTTTTGATCATTAAGCTGGGTCTGACTTTTAATTAGTCTCGGTTTGGAAAGCCTACTTGATTCCTGGCTTCCACAAATTTTTGGTCTAGCAACCTTTGAAGCAGCGTCCCAACCGGTAAGACAACGGTCACTTCGGTCCCTTTTCCCGCATCACTCTCAACTTCAATTGTTCCATGATGCAAGTCAACGCAGCGTTTGACGATCGCCAAGCCTAGGCCCGTGCCAGGGACTTTGCCCACGTTACTACAGCGGCTAAAGGTTTCAAAAAGACGAGATTGATCGGCTTTAGGAATGCCAATTCCGCGATCGCTGACGTTGAAGATCACCTGCATTTCCTGGTAAGCCACTGTTAGTTTCACCACCGAGGCCGGAGGCGAGTACTTCAAGGCATTGGACAAAAGATTGGTGAGGATGTGCCTTAGGAGTCCAGCGTCGAGCTTAACCCGCTCTAACGGGGTATCAGAAACCAGTTGCAGAATATGCTGCTGCTCATCACTAAACTGTAAGGCCGAGATCAGTTCATTACAGAACGCCTGTAAGTCAACTTCGGTAAGATCTAGCTCAAGCTTACCGGTGTCCGCTCTGCCTAAGAGGATCACTTCGTCTAACAGCTGACACATGTGACTAATTGCGGTGTCTACTTGACGCAGATACTCTTGCTTTTTTTCTGGAGTGAGGCGGCCCTCGAAGCGCAGCAAAATGTCGCTCATCACCCGCAATGTGCTCAAGGGATTGCGAAACTCGTGGGAAACCATCGAGACAAAATAGGACTTGAGTTGATTGAGTTCACGCTCTTTATCCAGCGCTTCTAGGGTTTTCTTTTCGCTGCTTCTGAGCTGCTGGATAATCTGCGATCGCTCCACGGCATAGCGAACACTGCGACGCAGTAGCTGAGTGGTGACCTGGTCTTTGACCAAGTAGTCTTGGGCGCCCTGGGCCATCGCCTGGAGGGCAAGCTCCTCGTCATCGGTGGCTGTCAAAATAATGATCGGAATGTCGGGGGCGGCCTGATTGAATTGCGTGACGGTCTCTAGGCCGTCTGAATCCGGTAGGCGTAAGTCTAATAGCGCAACATCAAAGGACTGAGTTTGGCAATAATCAACGGCTTCGCTGAGACGCTCAGCATGCACAAGCGACCATTTACCTGTTGCTGCTCGGAGAAATACATGCTGAAAGAGCTGGGCATCCGTTGGGCTATCTTCTACTAGGAGAACATGGAGAGATTCTGGATGCATGAGACTCTAGAGTTTCGTGAGAACCAGTTGTGATTTCGCAGTCAAAATCAGAGAGTGCTGAGATCTTTAGGAAGCGATCGCACTTATTCAACCGGTAGTTTTACGGCTGCCAGCCAAAACTCATTAATGAGTTGAACAACGTGAATAAATTGATGAATATCAATGGGCTTAGTAACATAACAATTAGCATTCAGGTTATAGGAGCGCAAAACGTCCTCCTCATCCGCAGAAGTCGTCAAAACCACCACCGGGATTTGCTTGAGCGAGGCATCTGCTTTGACCTCCGCCAAGACTTCACGCCCATCCATTCCGGGTAGATTGAGATCCAGCAAGATCAAATCGGGCCGCACCGCATTGGCAAATTCTTCCTGGCACCTTAGATAGTTCATGGCGGATTCGCCATCTTCTACCCAGTGAATATTGTTGGCAATTTTTGCTCTGCCAAACTCTCGAATCGTCAAATTCGCGTCACTGGGAGAGTCTTCCACGAGCAAAATTTCGATCGGTCGGCAATCCAAACGGCGATTCATAACTTTAAGTGGGGATCGTGAAATAGAATGTTGTCCCTACACCCGGAGTGGACTCTGCCCAAATTTGCCCATTATGACGCATCACAATTTTTTTGCAAATGGCGAGCCCAATGCCGGTTCCTGGATATTCTCGTCGAGTATGAAGACGCTTAAAGACTTCAAAAACTCGCTCTAGATACTGAGGCTTGATGCCAATTCCATTATCGGTGACTTCAAATAGATAGTCAGTTTCTCTTTGAGTTACTCGAATTTGGACTTTTGGATATTCTTCTTTACAGAATTTGATCGCATTCGCAATTAGATTTTGGAATAGTTGTCCTAGCTGATTTTGGTCAGCGCTGAGAATGGGTAAGGATTCAATCACAATTTCAGCGTTGCTTTCGGCGATCGCCATCTGCAAGTTTCTCAGCACCTCTTGCAAGACCGTATTACAGTCAGTCTCAGCAAATTCTTTGCCCCGAGTTCCAACCCGCGAATAGGCCAACAAATCCTGAATTAGCTGCTGCATTCGCTTGGCGCCGTCAATGACAAATTCAGCGTAGGAGCGCGAAGTGTCATCAAAGCGATCGCCATATTCGCTCATCAACAGCTGCGTGTAGCCAGTCACTGCGCGCAAAGGCTCTTGGAGATCGTGGGAGGCGACATAGGCAAATTCTTCTAGCTCTTGATTCGATCGCTGCAACTCTTGATTAAGGAGCTGAAGCTGCTCTGTCGCTTGCGTTAGTTCCGCCGTTCGAGCCTCTACCCGCTGCTCAAGCTCCGAATTCATTTGCACAATTAGCTGCTCTGCTTGCCTACGCTCAGTCACATCTTCGATCGCAGAAATTGCGCAAGTCACGCCCTGAATTTGAATGAGCTCAGTCGAAAGAGAGCAAATGATAGGCCGATCACTAGAAGTTTTGAGCAATGCTTCATAATCTTTCAAAGATCCATGATCCCTGAGCAGGCCAATCATCTTGAGTCGATATTCGGGTCTTTGCCAAATTCCCAGCTCAAGAGTTGTCTTACCCAGTGCTTCCTCGCGCCGATAACCAAATAACTCCTCAAAACTCCAATTCACGTCTAAATATCGGCCGTCCTCCAGCGTTGTGATGCTTTTTGCCACAGGACTACTATAGAAAGCCTTCGCAAATTTCTCTTCGGATAGCTGCAAAGCCGCTTCTACTCGCTGGCGCTCTTGTTTCGCGCGCAGCACCGAAATTCCAAAGCTGAGGCTATCAGCTAGCTCTCGCAAAAGCTCCATCTCTCGCAGATCAAAGGCATCTGCTTCTGCGGAGTAAATGTTGAGGGCTCCAAAGACCTTTTCTCCTTCCAGCAGCGGCAAAACCAGCGAAGATTGGTAGCCCCGCTGCTGCGCCGCTGCTCGCCAGGGCAGAAAGCTTGGGTCTTCTAGCATGTTCTGGCAGGCCACAGGCTGACCAGATCGAATTGCGCGACCCGTCGGGCCCTGGCCTCGGGGAACATCTGCCCAGGTAATCTCAGCGGCTTTGAGATAGTCGGTTTCGTAGCCGGCCCAGGCCATCGGCTGTACCGTTTTTGCCTCATCATGGAGCGCGTAGCCCACCCAAGCCATGCGATAGGCCGCTTCCTCAGTAATCAACTGACAAAGAGTTTGCAGCAGAGCGTTTTCGTCAGTCGCACGGATCACCGCCTGGGTACAGGCCCCTAGAACCCGCAGCGCCCGATTGGCAATCTGTAAATCACGCTGAATTTTCTGCGATAGTTCTGGCGTCAATTTCTTAGATTCAAAACTTCATCAATCATTAAACAGCTTCTGGGCAAAAGATCAAGCCAGCTCTATATTCAAAGAATATTTTTATATTAAAAAATAAGCGATGATTTTGGAATCTGAAAATTATAATTCAAATATAAATACCATAAGTTTTTTGTGCAAAATTTCACGGAAAAAATATTTAATTAATGGCTGGTTTTTTATCAGAATCTTGATGAAATAAAGACAGCTTTTACACAATCTTTTAATCCAGTTTTTCAACACTGGCTATAGTGAACATGCAGCTTTTAGAGCCTGCTGGTCATCAGTTGTCCTTGATGGCTGGCTAGCGTATGACTCTTGGCCAAGAGGAGAAACAGCGGTGCCAGTTTGAGCAAAGGGAGGGCGATCGCCCTCCGGAGATCTTGCGCTACCTCCAGGGAGGTCACTATGAAAGCGTTGTTGAATTCTCATTTTGCGACCGCTGTTTTTGCCGCTGTTGGGGCCACGACGATTTTGGGGATCCATCAGGGTAGTGCGATCGCGGCTGACTTGACTTACCACTTCACCATTACTAACCTAACGGGTGCCCTCGCCGGTCAAGAATTCCGGGGATCGGTCACCATTGACGACACCCATTTTCAGCGCAGTGGATTTGAATATTCTGGCGTCTCTTATACGAGCAATTCCCACGAATTCGATGGAAACGTTCGCTTCAGTTTCAACTTTTTGGACCAAACTTTTACAGAGGCAGATGAAGAGCTAGGCCGTTCTTACATTTATTTCCAAGATGGGACTCCCACTCATGTCTTTTATGATGGCGGCAATTATGAGCACAGCTATCAAGGGACTGGTCTAATCTTTCAATTTTGGTATCCAGGAGGTACCGATGCGGCAGGGCAGCCCCTCCCCAGGCGCGAGTTTGAATATCAAACAGATTGGCCTTTGGAATGGTATGGCTACGGCAACGTGATTTTTGATCCGGTGAATCCTGTGCCAGAACCCAGTCTCATCGGGGGGTTGGGGGTACTAGGCGCTGGGTGGCTGC
This genomic stretch from Geitlerinema sp. PCC 7407 harbors:
- a CDS encoding type II CAAX prenyl endopeptidase Rce1 family protein produces the protein MTQKMALPRTFSQRFISLFCMGLVGIALLPVVSMPLLRSQWEMLPPSRPPLGVIVAASVLQPLILLAVATAFGAAFAHRVNLRSLVAEGRSLKLVFATLPIALVTGTGLGLLFSLLDWQVFQPQMPEFFEAANRLQPRTWSTMLLGLLYGGITEEILLRWGAISLLVWLGWRGFQRRRAEPSKPVFQVAIAIAAIAFALAHLPAVAAFAPLSPLLALRVLLLNGLGGLIFGWLFWRHNLETAMVSHGSVHVVVTLISTLLPFLPKT
- a CDS encoding DUF3474 domain-containing protein gives rise to the protein MTSNLISRPPAREFLPFTLQDVRRAIPAHCFQPKAWRSLSYFFLDIGIIALLYWVAAQIDSAWFFPIFWFMQGTMFWALFVVGHDCGHGSFSRYRWLNNLIGHLSHTPILVPYHGWRISHRTHHANTGNIETDESWYPVTEGYYNGMPWYERFARFHLILVVYPLYLFRRSPGKQGSHFLPDSPLFKPHEKWGVITSTVCCALMLAFLIGLGFYQGFGFVFNYYFMPYLFFVMWLDVVTFLHHTEADIPWYRGKDWYFLKGALSTIDRDYGIFNPIHHDIGTHVAHHIFLGIPHYYLREATEAIKPVLGEYYHESKEPIFKSLWRSYRSCYFVPDKGSKVYYQSPQR
- a CDS encoding tocopherol cyclase family protein; this translates as MTPGSPFRSLQTPHSGYHWDGSDRRFFEGWYYRVTLPDVRETFAFMYSIEDPQGGQFHSGGGAQILGPRDEYLCRTFPDCRGFWASPGELALGHWQAIAPGETPRLLPPADFDHQIAEGYQATATWHQGKLRDPGSGQTALWEYGIEPVYGWGDRGAAQQSTAGWLSFLPIFEPGWQILMAHGLASGWIEWNGQRYDFTCAPAYSEKNWGGAFPEKWFWVNCNSFEDEPDLALTAGGGRRGVLTWMESVAMVGLHYRGKFYEFVPWNARVSWHIKPWGYWQIRAENERFAVEVTGICDRPGTPLRAPTRDGLIFCCRDTMHGAVSLSLKARSPHGWTPIVEASSSLGGLEVGGGPWDEPWVSGR
- a CDS encoding PEP-CTERM sorting domain-containing protein (PEP-CTERM proteins occur, often in large numbers, in the proteomes of bacteria that also encode an exosortase, a predicted intramembrane cysteine proteinase. The presence of a PEP-CTERM domain at a protein's C-terminus predicts cleavage within the sorting domain, followed by covalent anchoring to some some component of the (usually Gram-negative) cell surface. Many PEP-CTERM proteins exhibit an unusual sequence composition that includes large numbers of potential glycosylation sites. Expression of one such protein has been shown restore the ability of a bacterium to form floc, a type of biofilm.); this translates as MKALLNSHFATAVFAAVGATTILGIHQGSAIAADLTYHFTITNLTGALAGQEFRGSVTIDDTHFQRSGFEYSGVSYTSNSHEFDGNVRFSFNFLDQTFTEADEELGRSYIYFQDGTPTHVFYDGGNYEHSYQGTGLIFQFWYPGGTDAAGQPLPRREFEYQTDWPLEWYGYGNVIFDPVNPVPEPSLIGGLGVLGAGWLLRWGRRAGAA
- a CDS encoding hybrid sensor histidine kinase/response regulator encodes the protein MHPESLHVLLVEDSPTDAQLFQHVFLRAATGKWSLVHAERLSEAVDYCQTQSFDVALLDLRLPDSDGLETVTQFNQAAPDIPIIILTATDDEELALQAMAQGAQDYLVKDQVTTQLLRRSVRYAVERSQIIQQLRSSEKKTLEALDKERELNQLKSYFVSMVSHEFRNPLSTLRVMSDILLRFEGRLTPEKKQEYLRQVDTAISHMCQLLDEVILLGRADTGKLELDLTEVDLQAFCNELISALQFSDEQQHILQLVSDTPLERVKLDAGLLRHILTNLLSNALKYSPPASVVKLTVAYQEMQVIFNVSDRGIGIPKADQSRLFETFSRCSNVGKVPGTGLGLAIVKRCVDLHHGTIEVESDAGKGTEVTVVLPVGTLLQRLLDQKFVEARNQVGFPNRD
- a CDS encoding fatty acid desaturase; the protein is MTATTEKLTNASRSLVDADIQLKDIIKTLPRECFQKNSRKAWLSVLLSVTAVILGYTSIVFSPWFLLPFAWFFTGTALTGFFVIAHDCGHRSFAKRRWVNDLVGHVLMLPLIYPFHCWRILHDHHHIHTNKLDIDNAWHPWTPETYAAETPVISKSYELLRGRFWWVASVAHWAVLHFDLSNFSKRDQGKAKLSIAAVLIFAAIVFPTLIITTGVWGFVKFWLMPWLGYHFWMSTFTLVHHTAPDIPFYLENEWSAAESQLAGTVHCSYPRWVEILCHDINVHIPHHVSVAIPSYNLRMAHHKLKETWGAHMIERKFSWPLMREIVDQCHIYDPETIYISFKDLKRKSA
- a CDS encoding ATP-binding protein, translating into MIRATDENALLQTLCQLITEEAAYRMAWVGYALHDEAKTVQPMAWAGYETDYLKAAEITWADVPRGQGPTGRAIRSGQPVACQNMLEDPSFLPWRAAAQQRGYQSSLVLPLLEGEKVFGALNIYSAEADAFDLREMELLRELADSLSFGISVLRAKQERQRVEAALQLSEEKFAKAFYSSPVAKSITTLEDGRYLDVNWSFEELFGYRREEALGKTTLELGIWQRPEYRLKMIGLLRDHGSLKDYEALLKTSSDRPIICSLSTELIQIQGVTCAISAIEDVTERRQAEQLIVQMNSELEQRVEARTAELTQATEQLQLLNQELQRSNQELEEFAYVASHDLQEPLRAVTGYTQLLMSEYGDRFDDTSRSYAEFVIDGAKRMQQLIQDLLAYSRVGTRGKEFAETDCNTVLQEVLRNLQMAIAESNAEIVIESLPILSADQNQLGQLFQNLIANAIKFCKEEYPKVQIRVTQRETDYLFEVTDNGIGIKPQYLERVFEVFKRLHTRREYPGTGIGLAICKKIVMRHNGQIWAESTPGVGTTFYFTIPT
- a CDS encoding response regulator, with amino-acid sequence MNRRLDCRPIEILLVEDSPSDANLTIREFGRAKIANNIHWVEDGESAMNYLRCQEEFANAVRPDLILLDLNLPGMDGREVLAEVKADASLKQIPVVVLTTSADEEDVLRSYNLNANCYVTKPIDIHQFIHVVQLINEFWLAAVKLPVE